From one Carassius auratus strain Wakin unplaced genomic scaffold, ASM336829v1 scaf_tig00214575, whole genome shotgun sequence genomic stretch:
- the LOC113092382 gene encoding homeobox protein zampogna-like, with translation MANNRTSFSIHNILNGGLDCERNAGLDEEYAEEQEAQGRSSSSLPVRNDGAESISSCVLVLDSSPSDQHSCEEGSTGGEDNSPERQHDHDKDQEKPQSCNFEDNPKSSKKRSRAAFSHAQVYELERRFNLQRYLSGPERADLAGALKLTETQVKIWFQNRRYKTKRRQMAAELTTAPTTALAKRVAVKVLVRNDQRQYNTEELPSPSVPPVYQSFPYYPYMFCFQPWISGNTLSGGLY, from the exons ATGGCGAATAATCGTACCTCCTTTTCCATTCACAACATATTAAACGGAGGACTTGATTGCGAGAGAAATGCCGGACTTGATGAGGAATACGCAGAAGAGCAGGAGGCGCAGGGTCGTTCGAGCTCTTCTCTGCCGGTGAGAAACGATGGAGCTGAGAGCATTTCTTCCTGTGTGCTCGTGCTGGACTCTTCACCCTCCGACCAGCATTCATGTGAGGAAGGATCAACAGGAGGAGAAGACAATTCACCAGAAAGACAGCACG ATCATGACAAGGACCAAGAGAAACCACAGAGCTGCAACTTTGAAGACAACCCCAAATCGAGCAAAAAAAGGTCACGGGCTGCGTTTTCTCACGCACAGGTGTATGAGCTGGAGCGCCGTTTTAACCTGCAGCGGTACCTGTCTGGTCCAGAGCGGGCCGACCTGGCAGGAGCTCTCAAACTGACAGAGACGCAGGTGAAGATCTGGTTCCAGAACAGGAGATACAAAACTAAACGGCGACAAATGGCAGCCGAGCTCACAACAGCTCCGACGACAGCCCTGGCAAAGAGAGTAGCAGTGAAAGTACTTGTGAGAAACGACCAGAGGCAATACAACACCGAGGAGCTGCCCAGTCCGTCTGTTCCTCCAGTATACCAGTCATTCCCTTACTATCCTTACATGTTCTGCTTCCAGCCGTGGATCTCAGGAAACACTTTAAGTGGTGGCCTGTACTGA